A window of the Melospiza melodia melodia isolate bMelMel2 chromosome 25, bMelMel2.pri, whole genome shotgun sequence genome harbors these coding sequences:
- the SEMA4A gene encoding semaphorin-4A: protein MLVGPSWGAALPPPAMPAALRLLCGVVVPAALLCSAQPLPRLAFPSGDPRRTLTHFSQDNVSHYDIFLLDESEEQLYVGARDWLLALAVGTPGSIRAKASIRWGPTDEKISECVFKKKSEETECFNFIRVLVALNQTHLYACGTYAFSPACTYIHLESFTLASGRGQSFLDGKGQCPFDPQHTYTALLVDGELYAGTMNNFQGNEPIISRSLGTRTLLKTDAFLRWLSADAAFVASFSLPGDDKVYFFFEETADEFDFFEKLLVPRVARVCKSDVGGDKVLQKKWTTFLKAQLECSEPGHFPFNVIHHAFALPRHDGRAVFYAVFTSQWQAGRAGSAAVCAYSQEDLEKVFEGKYKELNKESSRWTVYSGPDMSPRPGSCSMGASSDKALSFMKDHFLMDGKVSPLQGKPLLVKSDVTYTRITVHETHDVLGTPYRVMFLATDEGFLHKVVELGGVEGAHIVESIQLFAAPEPVKNLLLAPGKGILYVGYSRGVLQVPLANCSLHRSCAECVLARDPYCAWHSPGGACLRAHLATDNKSEWLQDVEKGRPDAVCHRGRSAAMPRSWGAPEDPAVQGLSPPLNAVVQLPCPRRSALATYSWQQPGSAQGHTVLQPDHTLVVIMQQGMAGTYTCQATENGYTWTVARYQLRDSGGAQLGEVGSPPRSYWSQFVTVTVLLAVTLAGAACLALMAYRDQLRARSKVRGCSTPHSPPSRQREKVPLNGGTAEPPAPGAATEEEEEDEGSQACCLQLGGDVDVDNNRLHVPAGDTA from the exons ATGCTGGTGGGACCCTCGTGGGGCGCAGCCCTGCCGCCCCCAGCCATGCCCGCCGCCCTCCGCCTGCTCTGCGGGGTGGTGGTGcccgctgccctgctctgctctgcccagcccctgccccgccTCGCCTTCCCCAGCG gggaCCCCCGGCGGACCCTCACCCACTTCAGCCAGGACAACGTGTCCCACTACGACATCTTCCTGCTGGATGAGAGCGAGGAGCAGCTCTACGTGGGGGCACGCGACTGGCTGCTGGCCCTCGCCGTTGGCACCCCTGGCAGCATCCGTGCCAAGGCCTCG ATAAGGTGGGGACCCACAGATGAGAAAATATCTGAATGCGTTTTTAAGAAGAAGAGCGAAGAG ACTGAGTGCTTCAACTTCATCCGAGTCCTGGTGGCCCTGAACCAGACCCACCTCTACGCCTGTGGCACCTACGCCTTCAGCCCTGCGTGCACCTACATC CACCTGGAAAGCTTCACACTGGCCAGTGGCAGAGGACAGTCCTTCCTGGACGGGAAGGGCCAGTGCCCCTTCGATCCCCAGCACACTTACACGGCCCTGCTGGTGG ACGGAGAGCTCTATGCTGGCACCATGAACAACTTCCAGGGCAACGAGCCCATCATCTCCCGCTCGCTGGGCACCCGCACGCTGCTCAAGACAGACGCCTTCCTCCGCTGGCTCTCGG CCGACGCCGCCTTCGTGGCCTCCTTCAGCCTCCCTGGGGACGACAAGGTCTACTTCTTCTTCGAGGAGACAGCAGATGAGTTTGACTTCTTTGAGAAGCTCCTGGTGCCACGGGTGGCCCGTGTCTGCAAG AGCGATGTAGGGGGGGACAAGGTGCTGCAGAAGAAGTGGACAACATTCCTGaaggcacagctggagtgctCCGAGCCCGGCCACTTCCCCTTCAACGTCATCCACCACGCCTTTGCTCTGCCCCGCCACGACGGCCGCGCTGTTTTCTACGCGGTGTTCACCTCGCAGTG gcaggCGGGCAGGGCGGGCAGTGCCGCCGTCTGTGCCTACAGTCAGGAGGATCTGGAGAAGGTCTTCGAGGGCAAGTACAAGGAGCTGAACAAGGAGAGCTCTCGCTGGACAGTCTACAGTGGCCCTGACATGAGTCCCCGGCCTGGCAgt TGCTCCATGGGTGCCTCCTCGGACAAAGCCCTCAGCTTCATGAAGGATCATTTCCTGATGGATGGGAAGGTGTCACCCCTCCAGGGGAAGCCTCTCCTGGTGAAGTCAGATGTCACCTACACGCGCATCACAGTCCATGAGACCCACGACGTGCTGGGCACCCCGTACCGTGTCATGTTCCTGGCCACAG ACGAGGGTTTCCTGCACAAGGTAGTGGAGCTTGGGGGAGTGGAGGGTGCCCACATCGTGGAGAGCATCCAGCTCTTTGCAGCGCCAGAGCCGGTGAAGAACCTGCTGCTGGCACCAGGGAAG GGCATCCTCTACGTGGGCTACTCCAGAGGCGTCCTGCAGGTCCCGCTGGCCAACTGCAGCCTGCACCGGAGCTGCGCCGAGTGCGTGCTGGCACGGGACCCCTACTGCgcctggcacagccccggggGCGCCTGCCTGCGTGCCCACCTGGCCACCGACAACAA GAGTGAGTGGCTGCAGGATGTTGAGAAGGGGAGACCGGACGCCGTGTGCCACCGCGGGAGGAGCGCGGCCATGCCCCGCTCCTGGGGGGCGCCGGAGGATCCCGCTGTGCAGG GGCTCAGCCCCCCGCTGAATGCCGTGGTCCAGCTGCCGTGCCCTCGCCGCTCCGCCCTGGCCACCTacagctggcagcagcctggcagtgcccaggggcacaCGGTGCTGCAGCCTGACCACACGCTGGTGGTCATCATGCAGCAGGGAATGGCCGGCACCTACACCTGCCAGGCCACCGAGAACGGCTACACCTGGACCGTGGCTCGCTACCAGCTCAGGGACTCTGGCGGGGCCCAGCTGGGCGAGGTGGGCTCGCCGCCCCGCTCATACTGGTCCCAGTTTGTCACGGTGACGGTGCTGCTGGCCGTGACGCTGGCCGGGGCCGCCTGCCTGGCCCTCATGGCCTACCGGGACCAGCTGAGGGCTCGCAGCAAGGTGAGGGGCTGCAGCACGCCCCACAGCCCCCCGTCACGCCAGAGGGAGAAGGTGCCCCTCAACGGGGGCACGGCGGAGCCCCCGGCACCCGGAGCTGccaccgaggaggaggaggaggatgaaggctcCCAGGCGTGCTGCCTGCAGCTCGGTGGGGACGTGGATGTGGACAACAACAGGCTGCATGTGCCAGCGGGGGACACGGCGTGA
- the LOC134429477 gene encoding splicing factor 3A subunit 2-like — MELSPTSSAPAGFPQDPSLRATASRGVHPPKRGSFPKGIHPHLHPEGFIPPRGVHPPCIQRGSSPQEGFIPQRGSFPTASRGVHPTEGFIPPASRGVHPPKGFTPICIQRGSSPKGVHPHCIQRAHSPCIQRGSTPQRGSSIQRSSSPLHPEGFTPQRGSPHTDSEGSSLSASRGIHTPKGFIPYLSRGVNPHCIQRGSSPTNPEGFIHQRGSSPLHPEGFIPSEGFIPLASGGVSPPSPSCSHSGSSLVARAQELFQGLRERCSVQVRAGWPGKHPGRLFVRVRRILGSDRCGFPLGRSPSSLWQRSLGYLPGLGNACSPPDLKCSRGVGLEKVPGQAPHSSGFWGGCYVSMLAKLLYYCLYFLPESKYS; from the exons ATGGAGCTCAGTCCCACgagctcagccccagcagggtTCCCCCAGGACCCCTCTTTGAGAGCCACTGCATCCAGAGGGGTTCATCCCCCCAAGAGGGGTTCATTCCCCAAAGGGATTCATCCCCATCTGCATCCAGAGGGGTTCATCCCTCCAAGAGGGGTTCATCCCCCTTGCATCCAGAGGGGTTCATCCCCCCAAGAGGGGTTCATTCCCCAAAGGGGttcattccccactgcatccagagGGGTTCACCCCACAGAGGGGTTCATCCCCCCTGCATCCAGAGGGGTTCATCCCCCAAAGGGGTTCACCCCCATCTGCATCCAGAGGGGTTCATCCCCCAAAGGGGTTCATCCCCACTGCATCCAGAGGGCTCATTCCCCCTGCATTCAGAGGGGTTCAACCCCCCAGAGGGGTTCATCCATCCAGAGGAGTTCATCCCCACTGCATCCAGAGGGGTTCACCCCACAGAGGGGTTCACCCCACACTGATTCAGAGGGTTCATCCCTCTCTGCATCCAGAGGGATTCATACCCCAAAGGGGTTCATCCCCTACTTATCCAGAGGGGTTAATCCCCACTGCATCCAGAGGGGTTCATCCCCCACTAATCCAGAGGGGTTCATACACCAAAGGGGTTCATCCCCACTGCATCCAGAGGGGTTCATCCCATCAGAGGGGTTCATCCCCC TTGCATCTGGAGGGGTTTCCCCACCTTCCCCCAGCTGCAGTCATTCAGGCTCGTCTCTGGTGGCCAGAGCTCAGGAGCTGTTTCAGGGATTAAGAGAAAGATGTTCAGTCCAGGTCAGAGCTGGTTGGCCAGGAAAGCACCCAGGAAGGCTTTTTGTTCGAGTGAGGCGGATTTTGGGGTCTGATAGGTGCGGCTTCCCCCTTGGCAGGAGCCCATCCAGCCTTTGGCAGAGATCTCTTGGCTATTTGCCTGGATTGGGAAACGCCTGCAGCCCCCCCgacctcaagtgcagcagagggGTGGGGCTGGAGAAGGTGCCAGGACAAGCCCCCCACTCcagtgggttttggggtggttgtTATGTATCTATGCTTGCAAAGCTTCTGTATTACTGCCTGTACTTCCTTCCAGAGTCAAAATACAGCTGA